In the genome of Candidatus Delongbacteria bacterium, the window ATGGAGGCTAAAATGTCTGTATCAAAAGAAGAGGTTCTAAACACAATGAAAAAAATTGGCAAAGCCGTTCGCCCTGGCGAAATAGCTGATGAACTAAAAGTCGATAGTAAAGAGTTAACTAAACTTTTTAAAGTTTTGAAAGATGAAGGGTCTATAATTTCACCCAAAAGATGTTTTTATTCATTACCAGATAGTGAGTGATTTATATTAGCAAAGGAACTGACTCAAGAGTTTATTTGTTATCGTCTTGAAAAGCATTTTGTAAGAATCTCTACTAATTTAGTTCTACAATAGTAGAGATTTTTTTCATAATTGAATCAATAAGTCACATTTCTCTGTACAAATTTTTGATTCTGGATTGTAAAAT includes:
- a CDS encoding transcriptional regulator, with the protein product MSVSKEEVLNTMKKIGKAVRPGEIADELKVDSKELTKLFKVLKDEGSIISPKRCFYSLPDSE